In one Pseudomonas sp. SCA2728.1_7 genomic region, the following are encoded:
- a CDS encoding multicopper oxidase domain-containing protein produces MDRTTRNPSNTFLLTPLSVFLMLTLGTMAGVRASPIDDERQPETSDPSAYYDEPADEPTALNAILTMPEANEDSFDLPDGVKGTRAETRIENVLPPSVQTSFNYPTNGKPSPLYGAQPFTQQLTLFEEFGPEKLDPTTPAAPLPFPPAAIGPAPAQDPNNVARSAPPGTALDAFLRQPGLTPFPSQFSNVVDRNPWQAQIEVFLNRHIGSSAEGRPPGKGWAHQRWNEFYPQVAYKTAQTGARLNGGLRDNVQMHHYAVGEFGPGGLYHNVAGVPATDGTAKGVDPRFHPAMPVQNHNAVWTFDGTLPPKLLMVRYGQPVMMRHYNGLPIDPSANRGFGLHTISTHEHNGHAPAESDGYANAFFFPGQFYDYRWPIQLAGYDSINTKAEDPRAAFPCAPGETLWVNDLAPAKKTCDNGTIKIRGDWRETMSTHWFHDHMLDFTAQNVYKGNAAMMNYYSALDRGNESVNDGVNLRLPSGSALPWGNRDYDVNLVFADKAWDQEGQLWFNPFNTDGFLGDQVLVNWQWKPTLDVRARSYRFRILNGSVSRYFKLALVREIKGSGGEFQGPKNSGLTYSRVPFHMIANDGNIMEHSVPFDGSMDLDADGDKQNHNAILPTQGIAERFDIIVNFSKNGIKPGDKLFFVNLQAHDDGKGPKEVIPLGDILSEKYLAVIKQTSKGPQWDRGDPAVGKVLQLNVKAYTGQDLAMNPAAYEPAKPGKAEGLVMIPLKLHRDNAADKALLAKARHRTFTFGRSDGTDEAPWTVKTDGGFGFHMDPRRLNASTQLSSGPTDAGVTGFGTLEVWNIKAGGKGWSHPVHVHFEEGIILSRGGKAPPEWEKWARKDVYRIGSEADGLDSVEMAINFREFAGTYMEHCHNTQHEDNSMLLRWDLEKPGQLQLMPTPLPSWDGVRYVNSAALPTFRNGDGMGPQVVVKP; encoded by the coding sequence ATGGACAGAACAACGCGTAACCCAAGCAATACCTTCTTGCTGACGCCGCTGAGCGTCTTTCTGATGCTGACCCTCGGCACCATGGCCGGCGTTCGCGCCAGCCCCATCGATGACGAGCGACAGCCTGAAACCTCCGATCCGTCGGCGTACTACGACGAGCCGGCAGACGAACCGACGGCGCTCAACGCCATCCTGACCATGCCCGAGGCCAACGAAGACTCCTTCGACTTGCCCGACGGCGTCAAAGGCACCCGTGCCGAAACGCGTATCGAAAACGTCCTGCCGCCGTCCGTGCAGACCAGTTTCAACTACCCCACCAACGGCAAGCCGAGCCCGCTCTATGGCGCGCAGCCGTTCACCCAGCAGTTGACCCTGTTCGAAGAGTTCGGCCCGGAAAAACTCGACCCGACCACCCCGGCCGCGCCGCTGCCATTTCCGCCGGCGGCGATTGGCCCGGCCCCCGCGCAGGACCCGAATAATGTCGCCCGCAGCGCACCACCCGGCACCGCCCTCGATGCGTTTCTGCGGCAACCGGGGCTGACGCCATTCCCCAGCCAATTCTCTAACGTGGTCGACCGCAACCCGTGGCAGGCGCAGATCGAAGTGTTCCTCAACCGGCACATCGGCTCCTCCGCTGAAGGGCGGCCGCCAGGAAAAGGCTGGGCCCATCAGCGCTGGAACGAGTTCTACCCGCAAGTCGCCTACAAAACCGCGCAAACCGGTGCGCGCCTCAATGGTGGCTTGCGTGACAACGTGCAAATGCACCATTACGCCGTGGGCGAGTTCGGCCCCGGCGGCCTGTACCACAACGTCGCTGGCGTACCGGCGACCGATGGCACCGCCAAAGGCGTCGATCCGCGTTTCCACCCGGCCATGCCCGTGCAAAACCACAACGCAGTGTGGACCTTCGACGGCACGCTGCCGCCGAAACTGTTGATGGTGCGTTACGGCCAACCGGTGATGATGCGCCACTACAACGGCTTGCCGATCGATCCGTCGGCCAACCGTGGTTTCGGTTTGCACACCATCAGCACCCACGAGCACAACGGTCACGCGCCGGCAGAAAGCGACGGCTATGCCAACGCATTCTTCTTTCCGGGGCAGTTCTATGACTATCGCTGGCCGATCCAGCTCGCCGGTTACGACAGCATCAACACCAAGGCTGAAGACCCGCGCGCGGCGTTCCCCTGCGCACCGGGTGAAACCCTGTGGGTCAACGACCTCGCACCGGCGAAGAAGACCTGCGACAACGGCACCATCAAGATCCGCGGCGACTGGCGCGAGACCATGAGCACCCACTGGTTCCACGACCACATGCTCGATTTCACCGCGCAGAACGTCTACAAGGGCAACGCGGCGATGATGAACTACTACAGCGCCCTGGATCGCGGTAACGAGTCGGTGAACGACGGCGTCAACCTGCGTCTGCCCAGCGGCAGCGCCTTGCCGTGGGGCAACCGCGACTACGACGTCAACCTGGTGTTCGCCGACAAGGCCTGGGATCAGGAAGGTCAGTTGTGGTTCAACCCGTTCAACACCGACGGCTTCCTCGGTGACCAGGTCCTGGTCAACTGGCAGTGGAAACCGACCCTCGATGTACGCGCACGCAGCTATCGCTTCCGCATCCTCAATGGCTCGGTGTCGCGCTACTTCAAACTGGCTTTAGTGCGCGAAATCAAAGGCAGCGGCGGCGAGTTCCAGGGGCCGAAAAACTCCGGCCTGACGTACAGCCGCGTGCCGTTCCACATGATCGCCAACGACGGCAACATCATGGAACACAGCGTACCGTTCGACGGCAGCATGGACCTCGACGCCGACGGCGATAAACAGAACCACAACGCGATCCTGCCGACCCAGGGCATCGCCGAGCGCTTCGACATCATCGTCAACTTCTCGAAAAACGGCATCAAACCGGGGGACAAGCTGTTCTTCGTCAACCTGCAGGCCCACGACGACGGCAAGGGACCCAAAGAGGTCATTCCATTGGGCGACATCCTGTCGGAGAAATACCTGGCGGTGATCAAGCAGACCAGCAAGGGGCCGCAATGGGACAGAGGCGATCCGGCGGTGGGCAAGGTCTTGCAGCTCAACGTCAAAGCTTACACCGGTCAGGATCTGGCGATGAACCCGGCAGCCTACGAACCGGCGAAACCGGGCAAGGCGGAAGGGCTAGTGATGATCCCGTTGAAACTCCATCGCGACAACGCCGCCGATAAAGCCTTGCTGGCCAAGGCTCGCCACCGCACCTTCACCTTCGGCCGTTCCGACGGCACCGATGAAGCGCCTTGGACGGTCAAGACTGACGGCGGTTTCGGCTTTCACATGGACCCGCGTCGCCTGAACGCTTCGACGCAACTGTCCAGTGGCCCGACCGATGCCGGTGTCACCGGGTTCGGCACCCTCGAAGTGTGGAACATCAAGGCCGGCGGCAAGGGCTGGAGCCACCCCGTGCATGTGCACTTCGAAGAGGGCATCATCCTCAGCCGCGGCGGCAAGGCACCGCCAGAGTGGGAAAAATGGGCGCGCAAAGACGTCTACCGGATCGGTTCCGAAGCCGATGGCCTGGACAGCGTCGAGATGGCGATCAACTTCCGCGAGTTCGCCGGGACGTACATGGAGCACTGTCACAACACCCAGCATGAGGACAACTCGATGCTGCTGCGTTGGGACCTGGAAAAACCCGGTCAGCTGCAACTGATGCCCACCCCATTGCCGAGCTGGGACGGTGTGCGCTACGTCAACTCCGCCGCGCTGCCAACCTTCCGCAACGGTGACGGTATGGGCCCTCAAGTGGTGGTCAAGCCATGA
- a CDS encoding ATP-binding protein, producing the protein MNMQSKSLPVEEGNLRLSSRKQSFNLLRWFSLISMAVIGTVAVALGAVSTRFVIEESVQRDALLTAQFIQAIASAEVRHVSIPNIRTMGELLDPRQDKDFPDVDPQARAGARGEFLDHIEHLPDVILANIYAPDRQVIWSTNPVLIGTSIHADEDLDRAFNEKIPVSASYHDVDKAREEQKFVIPPDYIFIENYIPLFDAEGKNVTAMVEIYKEPKDLIARMERGLTLIWLATALGGGLIYLGLYWIVRRAAILLAAQQKQLIANETFVALGEMSSAVAHSLRNPLATIRSSAELALEFDAGPAEKNIKDIIGQVDRMSKWVRELLQSLRPLNDDPEPVNLVAALHESLVAFEQQIARAGVRVVFHPQNTPMVLSQPVQLTQILNSLLANALEAMDKGGTLTVSLEPSEDRGVCVVLSDTGKGMNEEQRTMAFRPFFTTKSGGLGVGLVLVKRIMERFGGGVTLDSREGEGTTVRLAFQLVP; encoded by the coding sequence ATGAACATGCAGTCGAAATCGCTTCCGGTTGAGGAGGGCAATCTCCGATTGAGCTCGCGCAAGCAGTCGTTCAACCTGCTGCGTTGGTTTTCGCTGATCAGCATGGCGGTGATCGGCACTGTGGCCGTGGCGCTCGGGGCGGTGTCGACGCGGTTCGTGATTGAAGAAAGCGTGCAGCGCGATGCCTTGCTCACGGCGCAGTTCATCCAGGCCATCGCTTCGGCCGAAGTGCGCCATGTGTCCATCCCCAACATCCGCACGATGGGCGAATTGCTCGATCCACGTCAGGACAAGGATTTTCCCGATGTCGATCCGCAGGCCCGGGCGGGCGCGCGGGGTGAATTTCTCGACCACATCGAACACCTGCCGGACGTGATCCTCGCCAACATTTATGCGCCCGACCGCCAGGTAATCTGGTCGACCAACCCGGTTCTGATCGGTACCAGCATTCATGCCGACGAAGACCTCGATCGTGCCTTCAACGAAAAGATTCCGGTGTCGGCCAGTTATCACGACGTCGACAAGGCCCGTGAGGAGCAGAAATTCGTCATTCCGCCGGATTACATCTTCATCGAGAACTACATTCCGCTGTTCGACGCCGAGGGCAAGAATGTCACGGCGATGGTCGAAATCTACAAGGAACCGAAAGACCTGATCGCACGCATGGAACGCGGCTTGACCCTGATCTGGCTGGCTACCGCACTGGGCGGCGGGCTGATTTATCTGGGCCTGTACTGGATTGTGCGGCGCGCGGCGATTCTGCTCGCCGCCCAGCAGAAACAACTGATCGCCAACGAAACCTTTGTCGCGTTGGGCGAGATGTCCTCAGCTGTAGCGCACAGTTTGCGCAATCCGCTGGCGACTATCCGTTCCAGTGCCGAACTGGCGCTGGAATTCGACGCCGGTCCGGCCGAGAAGAACATCAAAGACATCATTGGCCAGGTTGACCGCATGTCGAAATGGGTGCGCGAGCTGCTGCAATCGCTGCGCCCGCTCAACGATGACCCGGAACCGGTGAACCTGGTGGCCGCGCTGCACGAAAGCCTCGTGGCGTTCGAGCAACAGATCGCCAGGGCCGGGGTCAGGGTGGTGTTTCATCCGCAAAATACGCCAATGGTCCTCAGTCAGCCGGTGCAACTGACGCAGATCCTCAACAGCCTTTTGGCCAATGCCCTGGAAGCGATGGACAAGGGCGGCACGCTGACCGTAAGCCTGGAACCGAGCGAAGACCGTGGTGTGTGCGTGGTGCTCAGCGACACCGGCAAAGGCATGAATGAAGAGCAACGCACCATGGCGTTCCGGCCGTTTTTCACCACCAAGTCCGGTGGCCTCGGTGTCGGCCTGGTGCTGGTCAAACGCATCATGGAACGCTTCGGCGGCGGCGTGACCCTCGACAGCCGCGAAGGCGAGGGCACCACCGTTCGTCTGGCCTTCCAACTCGTCCCCTGA
- a CDS encoding Ig-like domain-containing protein: MNKWPRFALNALGLALSLTGSAYAQLAAVDPGPYTFATGKFPMWYQDSNNLSMELCQSRAASSRVGVTTPPAYMCTLLPEPGIFDDSLPMVFPDNWPPEAFWFLAETAIANNGAGFGMDAYVAGIEAAFASENPADGDQQSFARIRIRVNVPVAGTYVITHPYGVETVNVTTPGRRAINITKDVGIGPPGDFTGAVNGAIGPFLRSVNGPYTEVNPDTGGVETFVGDPNLTEAVTGSPFNTNFVRIVGPSGAGTIQTTLFTVAGKVLDSRQQTHVDIDRATYRRTSAGVRAEVFAKADSSSTLCFRETVALLPGPPPTPCQTSLAGDNTGLFFGQRLGTGAVPPVVVVTATNPAGTTRPTSVSAKLTDVVKVQTARYNWANKTLLIEATSTDEVAIPDMVAQGYGRLSKTGTLQRITVADLTQPPATVTVKSAAGGSDTEPVVVVGTAPDTGENQAPISNADTGSTSFGVPITLSLLTNDSDPDGNNPLSITALTQPAAGQGTVALSGTAAVVYTPPAVVNTPLTTTFTYKAQDAKGLASANPATVTITVAPNRPPTAVADSVATLGVAIPINVLANDTDPEGNVPLGVASLTQPAAGRGTVSTDGTVITYTPPATVTTAFTTTFTYIARDSFGALSTPATVTVQVSPRPAAETFTITTSTVQARSGGRFNWDFAGTSSVTTGNTITVQVTTPTGLVTLGTTTVPVTGRWRLTLNNTTVVPSANPTATIRSSQGTVRTVSVTTL; this comes from the coding sequence ATGAACAAGTGGCCACGCTTTGCGCTCAACGCGCTCGGGCTCGCTCTCTCGCTGACCGGCAGTGCCTATGCGCAACTTGCCGCCGTCGACCCCGGCCCCTACACCTTCGCCACCGGGAAATTCCCGATGTGGTATCAGGACAGCAATAACCTGTCGATGGAACTGTGCCAGTCGCGCGCCGCCAGTTCGCGCGTCGGCGTCACCACGCCACCGGCCTACATGTGCACCCTGCTGCCGGAACCGGGCATCTTCGATGACAGCCTGCCGATGGTGTTCCCCGACAACTGGCCGCCGGAAGCCTTCTGGTTCCTCGCCGAAACCGCTATCGCCAACAACGGCGCCGGCTTTGGCATGGACGCTTATGTGGCCGGGATAGAAGCGGCGTTTGCCTCGGAAAATCCGGCTGACGGCGATCAACAAAGCTTCGCGCGGATTCGTATCCGGGTGAACGTCCCTGTGGCCGGCACCTACGTCATCACTCACCCGTATGGCGTCGAAACCGTCAATGTCACTACCCCCGGCCGCCGCGCGATCAACATCACCAAGGACGTTGGCATCGGCCCGCCAGGCGACTTCACTGGCGCAGTCAATGGAGCCATCGGACCGTTCCTGCGTAGCGTCAACGGCCCCTACACCGAAGTGAACCCGGACACCGGCGGCGTCGAAACCTTCGTCGGCGACCCGAACCTCACTGAAGCGGTAACCGGCAGCCCATTCAATACCAACTTCGTGCGCATCGTCGGGCCGTCCGGCGCCGGCACCATTCAGACCACCCTGTTCACTGTCGCTGGCAAGGTGCTCGACAGCCGTCAGCAAACCCATGTCGACATCGACCGCGCCACCTATCGCCGCACCTCGGCCGGTGTGCGTGCCGAAGTATTCGCCAAGGCAGACAGCAGCTCGACCCTGTGCTTCCGCGAAACCGTGGCGCTGTTGCCCGGCCCACCGCCGACGCCGTGCCAAACCAGCCTGGCGGGTGACAACACCGGTTTGTTCTTTGGCCAACGCCTGGGGACTGGCGCCGTACCACCGGTGGTGGTCGTGACCGCGACCAACCCGGCCGGGACCACCCGTCCAACGTCGGTGTCGGCCAAGCTCACCGACGTGGTGAAAGTGCAGACTGCGCGCTACAACTGGGCCAACAAAACCTTGTTGATCGAAGCGACATCGACCGATGAAGTGGCGATCCCGGACATGGTTGCGCAAGGCTACGGACGCCTGTCGAAAACCGGCACCCTGCAGCGCATCACCGTCGCCGACCTGACCCAGCCACCGGCCACCGTGACGGTGAAGTCCGCCGCTGGAGGTAGTGATACCGAGCCCGTTGTCGTGGTCGGTACCGCACCGGATACCGGTGAAAACCAGGCGCCAATCAGCAACGCCGACACCGGCAGCACCAGCTTCGGCGTGCCGATCACCCTCAGCCTGCTGACCAACGACAGCGATCCCGACGGCAACAATCCGCTGAGCATCACTGCGTTGACCCAACCGGCAGCCGGCCAAGGCACCGTCGCCCTCAGCGGCACTGCCGCCGTGGTCTACACCCCGCCAGCCGTGGTCAACACGCCACTGACCACCACCTTCACCTACAAGGCGCAGGACGCCAAAGGCCTGGCCTCGGCCAACCCGGCCACCGTGACGATCACCGTCGCGCCGAACCGGCCACCGACCGCCGTCGCCGACAGCGTCGCCACGTTGGGTGTGGCAATCCCGATCAACGTACTGGCCAACGACACCGACCCGGAAGGCAACGTACCGCTGGGCGTCGCCAGCCTGACCCAACCGGCCGCCGGCCGTGGCACGGTCAGCACTGACGGCACGGTAATCACCTACACCCCACCGGCCACCGTGACCACAGCATTCACCACGACCTTCACCTACATCGCCCGGGACAGCTTCGGCGCCCTGTCGACGCCGGCCACGGTCACCGTGCAAGTGTCGCCACGGCCAGCGGCAGAGACCTTCACCATCACCACCTCGACGGTGCAGGCCCGCTCGGGCGGACGCTTCAACTGGGACTTCGCCGGCACCTCGTCGGTGACCACCGGCAACACCATCACCGTGCAGGTCACCACCCCGACCGGGCTGGTCACCCTCGGCACCACCACCGTACCGGTCACCGGACGCTGGCGGCTGACGCTGAACAACACGACGGTAGTGCCATCGGCCAACCCGACCGCGACGATCCGCTCGTCCCAGGGCACCGTGCGCACGGTCTCGGTGACCACGCTGTAA
- a CDS encoding curlin, which produces MNTPIAALLCLLLLCSTAGVRADDLMDNDDLAPTSSDLGELPPPVGQQALIDQLGQANVALLQQNGQSLLGQIVQSGSNQEAYILQQGSDLMALINQNGSGNAASITQNGSHNRAQISQNGNNNDASIEQAGTGLQSAVTQSGNGMSVSVKQYR; this is translated from the coding sequence ATGAACACGCCGATCGCCGCCCTGCTTTGCCTGCTTCTGCTGTGCAGCACGGCAGGCGTGCGCGCCGACGACCTGATGGACAACGACGACCTGGCCCCGACCAGCAGCGACCTCGGCGAACTGCCCCCACCGGTGGGTCAGCAAGCCCTGATCGACCAGCTCGGCCAGGCCAACGTCGCCCTGCTGCAACAGAACGGTCAGTCGCTGCTCGGGCAGATCGTGCAGTCGGGCAGCAATCAGGAGGCGTACATCCTGCAACAGGGCAGCGACCTGATGGCGCTGATCAACCAGAACGGTTCCGGCAACGCCGCCTCGATCACTCAGAACGGCAGCCACAACCGCGCGCAGATTTCGCAAAACGGCAACAACAACGACGCCAGCATCGAGCAGGCCGGCACGGGGCTGCAAAGCGCCGTGACCCAGTCGGGCAACGGCATGAGCGTTTCGGTCAAGCAATACCGCTAA
- a CDS encoding curlin → MFKLTPLTAALLVMISAQAMADDSLSNQSQVGTANIADVKQTQAPFSTATQTQLGQGNDAAAVQDHATSVITQDAVGDYNAGYAEQLYEDNATITQQQVGAFNTAHASQSLGFGAPNSALQQQQGTGNFSFIYQDSQNGSEGKTFQFGDSNEANIEQLYEGSGNSSVITQYGTANYGTAEQVTHNGGQIGINQAGESNYAYSDQRNGTGGNITINQFGNLNGSEIWQDSQLASQATVNQYGDSNETVVDQSFGANNTAAVIQVGNSNAIYADQFESVNSTLALYQVGNGNVHYTYQSGDGHTLSATSVGNDNKVYASNWKGPQSGGQFGSGQRATVTQAGNGNVASFTQDGVGHVMTTHQTGTGNKTTVSQAESYNELYFDQNGSDNILISDQRGTGNLVQGSSNGTGNSAEFDQSGSGNQAYTAQLYGSDNMITVKQADTMNVAYVTQGGTGNIANVDQSGVTQTANIQQFGSANQATVLQQ, encoded by the coding sequence ATGTTCAAACTGACGCCCCTCACCGCCGCCCTGCTGGTCATGATCAGTGCCCAGGCCATGGCCGACGACAGCCTGTCCAACCAAAGCCAGGTCGGCACCGCCAACATCGCCGACGTGAAACAGACCCAGGCTCCGTTCAGCACCGCCACCCAGACCCAACTGGGCCAGGGCAACGACGCCGCCGCCGTGCAAGACCACGCCACCAGCGTGATCACCCAGGACGCGGTCGGCGATTACAACGCCGGTTACGCCGAACAACTTTACGAAGACAACGCCACAATCACCCAGCAACAGGTCGGTGCCTTCAACACCGCCCACGCCAGCCAGTCGCTGGGCTTCGGCGCACCGAACAGCGCGCTGCAACAGCAGCAAGGCACGGGCAACTTCTCGTTCATCTATCAGGATTCGCAGAACGGCAGCGAAGGCAAAACCTTCCAGTTCGGCGACAGCAACGAGGCCAACATCGAACAACTCTATGAAGGCAGCGGCAACAGCTCGGTGATCACCCAATACGGCACCGCCAACTACGGCACCGCCGAACAAGTCACCCACAACGGCGGGCAGATCGGCATCAACCAAGCCGGCGAAAGCAACTACGCCTACAGCGACCAACGCAACGGCACCGGCGGCAACATCACCATCAACCAGTTCGGCAACCTCAACGGCAGCGAAATCTGGCAAGACTCGCAACTGGCCAGCCAAGCCACCGTCAACCAATACGGCGACAGCAACGAAACCGTGGTCGACCAAAGCTTCGGCGCAAACAACACCGCCGCCGTCATCCAGGTCGGCAACAGCAACGCGATCTACGCCGACCAGTTCGAATCGGTCAACTCGACCCTGGCGCTGTATCAAGTCGGCAACGGCAACGTCCACTACACCTACCAGAGCGGCGACGGCCACACGCTCAGCGCCACCTCCGTGGGCAACGACAACAAGGTCTACGCCAGCAACTGGAAAGGCCCGCAATCCGGCGGCCAGTTCGGCAGCGGCCAGCGTGCGACGGTTACTCAGGCAGGGAATGGCAACGTTGCCAGCTTCACTCAGGATGGCGTCGGCCATGTGATGACCACGCACCAGACCGGGACCGGCAACAAGACCACGGTCAGTCAGGCGGAGTCGTATAACGAGCTGTATTTTGATCAGAACGGTAGCGACAACATTTTGATCTCGGATCAGCGCGGCACTGGAAACCTGGTGCAGGGTTCTTCGAATGGCACGGGTAACAGCGCCGAGTTCGATCAGTCCGGGTCGGGCAACCAGGCGTATACCGCGCAGTTGTATGGCAGTGACAACATGATCACTGTTAAACAGGCGGATACGATGAACGTGGCGTATGTGACCCAGGGCGGGACGGGGAACATTGCCAATGTCGATCAGAGTGGGGTTACGCAGACGGCGAATATTCAGCAGTTCGGGTCGGCTAACCAGGCGACGGTGTTGCAGCAGTAG
- a CDS encoding PAAR domain-containing protein — protein sequence MAGKPVARLGDPGSHGGNISTGSSPIFVNSMPVALVGDIYSCPLHGSNPITTGAPHVFGLGKDVAHVGSQTACGATITAGSPDTFVGESGGGASTSFFSQFLKEKTFVEFQLLNEKDEPIANEAYELTLPDGTLMTGVLDENGFVHVANIPRGSCSIKFPKLEDTEHL from the coding sequence ATGGCAGGAAAGCCAGTCGCAAGGCTCGGAGACCCAGGGAGTCACGGCGGAAACATTTCCACTGGATCAAGTCCTATTTTTGTTAATTCAATGCCCGTGGCATTGGTAGGAGATATCTATTCCTGTCCTCTTCACGGCAGCAACCCCATAACGACGGGCGCTCCCCATGTTTTCGGTTTGGGGAAAGACGTTGCCCATGTTGGCTCCCAAACAGCATGCGGAGCGACGATTACTGCCGGATCACCCGACACCTTCGTCGGTGAGTCTGGTGGTGGCGCTTCCACTAGCTTCTTCTCGCAGTTTCTGAAAGAAAAGACTTTTGTCGAGTTTCAGTTGCTTAACGAAAAAGATGAGCCCATCGCCAATGAGGCGTATGAACTGACGCTGCCGGATGGAACCTTGATGACTGGCGTCCTTGACGAAAATGGCTTTGTGCATGTTGCAAATATTCCTAGAGGGAGTTGCAGCATAAAGTTTCCGAAACTTGAAGATACGGAACATCTTTAA
- a CDS encoding antitoxin: MDPLFSTTIADFENEEQAASYDRWFRAEVQKSLDDPRPNIPHEQVMAEIEALMERVRRKQEALEASDNDESLTVQESSKIR, encoded by the coding sequence ATGGATCCCCTGTTTTCCACAACCATTGCAGATTTCGAAAACGAAGAGCAGGCGGCCAGCTACGACCGCTGGTTCCGTGCCGAAGTCCAGAAGTCACTCGATGACCCGCGTCCGAACATTCCGCATGAGCAGGTAATGGCAGAGATCGAGGCATTGATGGAAAGGGTGCGGCGCAAGCAGGAGGCACTTGAGGCGTCTGACAACGATGAATCCTTGACCGTTCAGGAGTCATCAAAGATCAGGTAA
- a CDS encoding antitoxin, whose protein sequence is MDPLFSTTIAEFESEEQAASYDRWLCAKVQKSLEDPRPCIPNEQVMADMKALMTERRIKHETQETLRKVDPALPR, encoded by the coding sequence ATGGATCCCCTGTTTTCCACAACCATTGCAGAGTTCGAAAGCGAAGAGCAGGCCGCCAGCTACGACCGTTGGCTCTGTGCCAAAGTCCAGAAATCGCTCGAAGATCCGCGCCCCTGCATTCCGAATGAGCAGGTAATGGCAGATATGAAGGCATTGATGACGGAACGGCGAATCAAGCATGAAACTCAAGAGACGTTGCGCAAAGTAGACCCGGCGCTCCCACGTTGA
- a CDS encoding DUF6124 family protein, with protein sequence MKKPTPNPPDSDTNTTSPYTSVDSRKLHEAADRALDFYLNPTPHIMSSTNEPEPMYLANPRYNTESLLANASETLGSASEMLINFAASLKTSHRKTALGIAQVVMLGELAVNQALDHVELKDG encoded by the coding sequence ATGAAAAAACCAACACCCAATCCCCCAGACTCAGACACCAACACCACATCCCCCTACACCTCAGTCGACAGCAGAAAACTCCACGAAGCCGCCGACCGTGCCCTCGATTTCTACCTCAACCCCACACCTCACATCATGTCCAGCACCAACGAGCCGGAACCCATGTACCTCGCCAACCCCAGGTACAACACCGAATCCCTGCTGGCCAACGCCAGCGAAACCCTCGGCTCGGCCAGCGAAATGCTGATCAACTTCGCCGCCTCGCTGAAAACTTCACACCGCAAGACAGCACTGGGCATCGCTCAAGTCGTCATGCTGGGCGAACTGGCGGTGAATCAAGCGCTGGATCACGTCGAGTTGAAGGATGGCTAA